A section of the Cryobacterium soli genome encodes:
- a CDS encoding LLM class flavin-dependent oxidoreductase — protein sequence MTTPLSILDLAPIAPGQTIRESFAASVALAQTAEKNGYERVWYAEHHNMPTIASSATSVLIGHVASQTSTIRLGSGGVMLPNHSPLTIAEQYGTLAELYPDRIDLGLGRAPGSDQTTARAMRRDPRASDQFPQDVMELGAYLRDESIIPGVRAVPGAGTNVPLYILGSSLFGAGLAAALGLPYAFASHFAPDSLFEAIATYRRDFTPSAQLAEPYLMVAANVIAADDAANATEQFTLMRRSRVRSMISRGPATPDYSDEQIDAFLTTTEGRRLADMMRYSAVGTPADVRTFLDDLTASTGADELILAHASQQIGDRLRSVELTAGAMAGALA from the coding sequence ATGACGACACCGCTTTCCATTCTCGACCTTGCCCCCATCGCTCCCGGCCAGACCATCCGGGAGAGCTTCGCGGCCAGCGTCGCACTCGCCCAGACCGCCGAGAAGAACGGGTACGAGCGGGTCTGGTACGCCGAGCACCACAACATGCCCACCATCGCGTCCTCCGCGACGAGCGTGCTCATCGGGCATGTGGCCTCGCAGACGTCCACCATCCGCCTGGGCTCCGGCGGCGTGATGCTGCCCAACCACTCGCCGCTGACCATCGCCGAGCAGTACGGCACCCTCGCCGAGCTCTACCCCGATCGCATCGACCTGGGCCTGGGCCGCGCGCCCGGCAGCGACCAGACCACGGCCAGGGCCATGCGCCGCGACCCGCGCGCGTCCGACCAGTTCCCGCAGGACGTGATGGAGCTGGGCGCCTACCTCCGCGACGAATCGATCATCCCCGGCGTGCGCGCCGTGCCGGGTGCGGGAACCAACGTTCCCCTGTACATCCTCGGCTCGTCCCTCTTCGGCGCCGGTCTGGCCGCGGCGCTCGGCCTGCCCTACGCTTTCGCGTCGCACTTCGCCCCCGACTCGCTCTTCGAGGCCATCGCCACCTACCGCCGCGACTTCACGCCGTCGGCGCAGCTGGCCGAGCCCTACCTGATGGTGGCCGCCAACGTGATCGCGGCCGACGACGCGGCGAATGCGACCGAGCAGTTCACGCTCATGCGCCGCTCCCGGGTGCGCAGCATGATCTCCCGCGGACCGGCGACGCCGGACTACTCCGACGAGCAGATCGACGCGTTCCTCACCACCACGGAGGGCCGTCGCCTCGCCGACATGATGCGCTACTCCGCCGTGGGCACCCCGGCCGACGTGAGGACATTCCTCGACGACCTCACGGCATCCACCGGGGCCGACGAACTGATCCTGGCCCACGCCTCGCAGCAGATCGGTGACCGGCTGCGCTCCGTCGAGCTGACCGCGGGGGCCATGGCCGGCGCCCTGGCCTGA